Sequence from the Clostridium botulinum genome:
CAAGATCATTTTTCTTTTCTTCTATTAAATAATCTATACCATAAAGAGCTACTCTTCTATAATCACCTATTATTCTTCCTCTACCATAAGCATCTGGAAGTCCTGTTAAAAGTCCTGCAGTTCTTGCAAGTCTTATTTCTTTTGTATAGCCATCAAAAACTCCTTCATTGTGAGTCTTTCTGTATCTTGAAAAATGTTTTTCTATATCTTTATCTAATTCATATCCATATTCTTTTAATGAAGTTTGTACCATTCTAAATCCACCAAATGGATTTACAATTCTTTTAAGTGGAGCATCAGTTTGAAGTCCTACAACTACTTCATTGTCTTTATCTATATATCCTGCTTCATAGTTATTTATTCCTGAAACTCTGTCGGTTGCAATATCTATTATTCCTTTTTTAACTTCTTCAACAATTAATGCGTATGCTTTGTCCCATACTCTTGATGTCTTTTCACTTATACCTTCTAAGAAGCTTGAATCTCCTTCATACACCTTATAATTCTTTTGTATAAAGTTTCTTACATCAATTCCTTCTTGCCAAGTACCGTTTTTAAAACCTTCCCATTGTTTAAACATAAATTTTGCCTCCTTTTTAATATATACCATTAGAAAGTTTGTTAAATCTTTCTCAAACTTATTATAATATATCTTATCTTAAATTTAAAGCTTTTTCTATTTTTTCTTAAAATTTTATTTTATAAAACATTATAATAACTTAATTATGTATTTTCTTTATTTTATTTACTTATACTCTTATTTTTTGAATTTTTCTCATATAATTCTATAAAAAGATTGTTATTTTTTTCTCAATTGATTTCACCTACTCTCAAAATTAAGATAGTTCTTATCTTAGTAACTTAAATTTTATATCAATTGATAATAATTTTCAATATATTTTTTTGATATTTTCTATTATTGTCTAAAATCTGACACATTTAAATGATATAATTTTCATATACATTAATATATTTACATAACTACATAATTAAAGGGGAATATCTATGACTAAAAAACAAAAAAAAACATTAATTTATTTAATTTTATTCATCATTATTGGAGTATCAGCTTATTGTTTTATCTCCCATAATGGTATTTTTAAAAACAAATTAACTATAATAAACAATAAAGTACACTCTAATTTACTTCCAAATGACAATTTTAATAGTACATATACATCAAAACTTAAATTTGATGATATGCCTATAGAAAATGTATCGGATTTAACCTTAAACATTTTAGATAAAGCAACTATAAAAAATATTCCAACTTTATCAAAAGCTCAGAGGTATTATTTTCCTATAAAATCCATAAGTCAAATTCTTGGTTATTCTACTCATTATTCAAATAATGAACTAAAATTAGTAAAAGATAATAACATTATAGTTATTAAAGATAATACTTTCGAAAAAAATTCCACTACGTTCTCTCTTAGAGGAAATTCATTAATTCACAATGATGAAACTTACATTTCATTATCTGATATAGAAAATATATTCAATCTTATAGCAGTATTTGATTTTGATAAAAAAAGTATTAGTTTATTAGATAATGAAATAACACAACCTGAAAATTCTAATATTGTATTCAGTTCCAAAGTGGCAATGTTTAGATTTGAGGATTTCACATGTGGTGATACTAATTTTTCAGATAAAAATCAAGCTAAAGTAAAATGTATGGCAAATCTTTTATACTCTGAAGGAGTAAAATTTCATGTTGGATGGATTCCTAGATTTAAAGCTCCTACAGATAATATAGATAATGATATGTTAACTAATAATAGTATGTATAATGTCGGCTTTATAAACTTATTAGATTATTTAATAAATAAAGGTGCCGAAATTGGTTTACATGGCTATACTCACCAAAGTGGCAATGACAGAAGTGCTGTTGGTGAAGAATTATCTAAAGATGTAAATAACACCATAGAAGATACTAAACAAATTATAGAAAATGGTATAGATGTTGCAAGTGCTTTAAATATACCTATAACTTTCTATGAAAGTCCACATTATAGGGACACAAAACTTCAAAAAGAAGTAATTGAAGAGTACTTCCAATACATTTACGAACCTTATGATAACTCAACATCTTACTTACACAACAATAAGAAAAATAACTTATATGTACCAACTCCATTAGGATATGTTTCAGATCCTAATGATTTATCTCCTATAATAAATGGACTTAAAAAGAATGATCCAAAAATTTTAAATAGTTTCTTCTATCATCCATCAATTGAGTTAGATTATGTAGACTTTAAAATTGATAAAGATAAACTTGATGTCACTTATGATACCAATTCACCATTACAACAAATAGTAAACGCACTTAAAGAAAATAATTATAATACTATTCATGTTACAGAATTAAAAAAATAAATAATTTAATTAAAAGTTACTTTAAACATATTAAAGTAACTTTTAATTTTTTATTAATATTATACATAGTAGCTTCTATAAAAATTAAACTTCAAATATCCAACTAAAAACCTTAAACTCACCTCAAAAATTCTAAAAATCTAATCTACTTAGCACCATATTCTTTGTAATATTCATCTATTCTAGTTTTAATTTCATCATTAATTATTACTTTTCCATTAACTTCTTTATTATATAAATACTCTACAACTTCAGTCATTGTAACTATTGCGCAAGATTTAAATCCATACTTTTCTTCTAATTCTACTAATGCTGATTTTTCTCCTTGGCCTTTTTCCATTCTATTGACAGATATAACAAGTCCTACTACATCTACATTTCCTTGTTCTTTTATAATTGGCATTGTTTCATAAATAGATTTTCCTGATGTAGTTACATCTTCTACTATTAAAACCTTATCTCCATCATTTAATTTACTTCCAAGAAGTATTCCTGTATCTCCATGATCCTTAACTTCTTTTCTATTTGAACAATAACTTACATCTATTCCGTACTTATCACTTAAAGCCATTGTAACTGTAACACTTAATGGAATCCCCTTATATGCTGGACCAAACACTATATTATAATCATCTTTATAATTTGCCTTTATAGCTTCAGCATAGTATTCTCCTAATCTTTTCAATTGACTTCCAGTCTTATAATTTCCTGTATTAACAAAGAAAGGTGTTTTTCTACCACTCTTAGTTACAAAATCTCCAAAAGTTAAAACTCCACACTCTATCATAAATTCAATAAACTCTTTTTTATATGCTTCCATTTTCTATTCCTCCCAAATTTCATAATGTATTTTAATATTAATAGCCATTTAGATTACACCAACAATTTCATTTATATCTTTTATGCCTTGTTCTTTGCAGAAAGCTTCCATTTCTTCTATGATTTCTTTTCCTGCCATTGGATTTACAAAATTTATTGTTCCTATTTGAACCGCTCTTGCTCCTGCCATCATAAACTCTATTGCATCTATTCCATTAGATATTCCACCAAGTCCTATTACTGGTATACTAACAGCTTTACTTACTTCATGAACCATTCTTAATGCTACTGGTTTCACTGCTGGACCTGAAAGCCCTGCATATACATTATTAAATATTGGCTTTCTTTTATATGGATCTATGGCTAAACCCTTTAATGTATTTATTAAGCTTAAAGAATCTGCTCCTGCCTCTTCACATTTTGCTGCCATTTCAACTATATTTTCAGCATTTGGTGATAATTTAACCATAAGAGGTTTTTTACAAATCTTCTTTATTTCTTTAACAAATTCATAAGCTACTTGAGACTTAATTCCATATGCCATTCCACCACACTTTACATTTGGACATGATATATTAAGTTCAATCATATTTACTTCAGTATGATTTAATTTTTCAATAGCTTCTGCATAATCTTCAAAGCATCCCCCACCAACATTAGCTAAAATGTTAGTATTTAATTCTTGCATTTTAGGTAATTCATTTTTTATAAATCCCTCTATTCCTGGATTTTGTAATCCTACAGAGTTCATCATTCCAGACGGTGTTTCAAATACTCTAATTCCTTCATTACCTTCTTTAACATTTAGTGTTAATCCCTTAGATGATATTCCGCCTAACATCCCTACATCATAAAAATTGTTATATTCTGCGCCAAAACCAAAAGTTCCTGAAGCCGCTATAACTGGATTTTTAAATTCTACACCATTTATATTCACCTTTAACATAACTTCATTCTCCCCTCTGATTTATAATTCCACATAATATCCATCAAATACTGGACCATCTTTACACGTTCTCTTATTTCCGCCTTTAGTTTTGCAAGTACATACCAAACAAGCTCCTACACCACATGCCATATGTTTTTCCATTGAAACATATACTTTAACCTTCTTTTCTTTGCACATCTCAACAACTTTTTTCATCATAATTTCAGGACCACAGCATAAAACAATATCATATTCTTCTGGCTTTAATATATCCGTAACAAAACCTTTATGGCCATGCTTTCCTGTATTAGTTGTTACCTCTACTTTATTTGCGTATTTTGATAACTCCTCTGTTAAATATATGTCATCTCTAAATCCTGCATAGACATCTATAAGCCCATATTTATTATTTCTTCTAAGTACTTTACAAACCTCAACCATAGGCGCTGTTCCAATTCCCCCTGAAACAATTGCAACTTTTCCTAAGTATTCATCTAAATCAAACCCATTTCCTAATGGTCCTGTAAGATTTATGTAATTCCCCTCTTTAAGTTTTGAAAATTCTTCTGTTCCTTTTCCTACTGCTGCATATAAAAAAGTTATTTTATTATCTTCTTTTTCGCATATGCTTATAGGTCTTGGAAGTAACGTTTGACCATCAACCTTAAGCATGTAAAATTGTCCTGCTTTTATAATATTGTCATCTTCACAAACCATCTTATATATATTATCAACTACTTTTTTATTTGAAAGTACCTTTGATTTCTTATAATTTGTACTCATTTTTTATCACTCCTTATAAATTCTCTACAGCTCTTTTTATTTCATCTCTCATTTTTATTGCTTCTTCTCTTGCACATAATGCAAATTCCATTTCCCTGTTTTGTTTTTTATAAGCAAGTAATATTCCTCTTGATGAATTCACAACTCCACCATTTCCGTTATTTAAGTACATTGCCACATCTTCTGCTTTTCCACCCTGTGCTCCATATCCTGGTATTAAGAAAAACATTGAATTAAATCTTTTCCTTAATTCTTTTCCCTCTTCAACATGAGTGCATCCAATTACCCCTCCTAATGGATGATAACCACATTTGGAAATTATATTTTCACCCATTTTCATAAGCTTATCACCAACAACATGATATACTTTATCACCTGTATTAGTATCTAAATACTCTATATCCTCAGCACCTTTATTTGATGTTCTAACTAAAGTAAATATCCCCTTTTTCCCATTTTCTAAATATGGAAGATATGGTTCTATGCTATCCATTCCCATATAAGGATTTAGTGTTATAAAATCTGCTTCAAAATCCCCTTCAAAATGACCCTTTGCATACATTTTTGCAGTAGCTGCTATGTCTCCTCTTTTTATATCAGCTATTATGATTTCATCTTTTTCTCTTAGATATTCTAATGTTTTCTTATAAGCTAATAATCCTTCTAATCCTAAAGCTTCATAATAAGCTATTTGTACTTTAAAACATGCTGCAATATCACATGTAGAATCTATAATTTGTTTATTAAATTCAAATATAGCTTCACTTAGTGTTTTTTTATTTTTTATATGCTCTGGAACATAATCTAACGATGTATCTAATCCAACACATACAACACCTCTTTTTTCAACTCTTTCATATAGCTTATCCATTATATTAATCATCATAGCAACTCTCCTCCAAATTTATATATTAAAAATTATTGTAGCATTCCTAAGTTCAATTACTCAGTCCACTTTGCTTATGCATATATAAACATGCTACTAAAATATATATTTTTACTTCTTATATTTAATTTTTCCGCTCTTTATTGTAGCAAGCACTTCTCCGTAATATTCCATACCTTCAAAGGGTGTATTTCTACCCTTTGATATAAATTCATTAGAATCTACTTTTATTTTTTTATCTATATCTATTAAAACTAAATCTGCATCTACTCCTATGCTGATTTTTCCTTTATTCATTCCTAGTAGCTTAGCTGGATTAAGTGACATAAGTTTGCTTAGTTCATTTAATGAAACTCCATTTTCTCTAACTAGTTTTGTATAACATATTGGAAAAGCTGTTTCCAATCCTACCATTCCTGGAGATCCCTTAGATTTTTCTTCTAATGTATGCGGTGCATGATCCGTCCCTATTGTATCAATATTTCCCATCTTAATTGCTTTTATAATTTCTTCTACATCTTCTTTTTCTCTTATAGGTGGATTAACTCTATAATCATTTATTTCCTTAGTTAAACCTATATGATGAGGTGTTACTTCTAAAGTAATATTTGCACCTTCATTCTTAGCAGCAATAATGCATTTTAATGCTTCTTTAGTACTAACATGACACATATGAACATGAGCTCCACTTAGTTTTGCTAATTCTACATCTCTGATAGTCATCATATTTTCAGCTATTCTCATATCACTTTTAGAAAACTCCGGGCTTTCAGCATGTGACATAAGCACCCAGTTATTTTCTTTTGCAATTTTCATTGCCTCAAGCATAATATTAGAATTAGATACTCCAACTCCATCATCTGAAATTGCTTTGACTTTATTATCATCTTTAAATTCATTTAAATGATCTAAAGTTTTTCCATCAAAATTCTGAGTTACTGAAATGCATTGATGTATATCAATTAAATCTAATTCTTTTGATTTATCTCTAACATACTGTACTACTTCTTTAGATGAACATATAGGTTTTGTATTTGCCATCAAGCATACACCTGTGTAACCACCCTTTAATGCTGCTTTTGATCCACTTTCTAAATCTTCCTTCCACGTAAGACCTGGATCTCTAAAATGAGCATGTGTATCAATAAATGCTGGCATTAGTATCTTTTCTTCACAATTAAGCACTTCAACATTGTCTTTATTTATTTCCTTGGCAATTTCATTTATTACTCCATCTTTTATATAAATATCACCTTTAAAATCTTGAATTGCATCTATAATTCTTGCATTTTTAATTAAAAGTTCCACTAAGCTAACTCCCTTCTATACTTCTTACACTTCAGATAATTTTGTTATTTCATCGCAATATTCACATCTATAAGTGCCTTTTTCCTTGTCTAATAGTACAAAAGAGTGTGCCACATATTTTTCATATTGAGTTATACACCTTGAATTTTTGCACTTCAATATATTAGTTACTTTCTGTGGTAATGTAGGTTTTATCTTACCTACTATTTCTTCATTTTCAACTTCATTTATAGTTATGCTTGGAGAAAGTAATCCTAATATTGTATAATCTAGTTCTCTACAATTCTCTATCTTTATTATGTCTTTTTTTCCTAGCAATTCACTTTTCGCATTTATTATCAACGCTACACTACAATTACTGTTATCTAAACCTAGATAGTTAAATATTTTTATTCCCATTCCTGCTTCAATATGATCTATAACTAATCCATTTTTTAAACTTGTGATTTCTAACATCTTATAACACCCCCAAAAGTTTAGCCATTAATGCCATTCTTGCATACATTCCATATTCAGCTTGTTTAAAGTAAGCTGCTCTTTTATCGTAATCAACTTCACATGCAATTTCATTTACTCTTGGCAGAGGATGCATAACTATCATATCGTCTTTTGCTAAATTCATTTTTTCCTTATTTAATATATAACTATCTCTAAGTCTTAAGTATTCTTCTTCATTAAAGAACCTTTCTTTTTGGATTCTAGTCATATATAATATGTCTACTTTGTCTATAACTTCTTCTAATGTTTCTACTTCTAAAAACTCAATATTGTTTTTTCTAAGTATTTCTTCTCTTATATAATCTGGTATTCTTAATTCTTTTGGAGAGATAAGTAAAAATTTATTACCTTTGTATCTAGACATTGCTTTTATTAACGAATGAACTGTTCTTCCATACTTTAAGTCACCACATATTCCGATAGTATGGTTACTTAAACCGTCCTTAAGCATTTCTATTGTTAATAAATCAGTAAGAGTTTGAGTTGG
This genomic interval carries:
- a CDS encoding polysaccharide deacetylase family protein, coding for MTKKQKKTLIYLILFIIIGVSAYCFISHNGIFKNKLTIINNKVHSNLLPNDNFNSTYTSKLKFDDMPIENVSDLTLNILDKATIKNIPTLSKAQRYYFPIKSISQILGYSTHYSNNELKLVKDNNIIVIKDNTFEKNSTTFSLRGNSLIHNDETYISLSDIENIFNLIAVFDFDKKSISLLDNEITQPENSNIVFSSKVAMFRFEDFTCGDTNFSDKNQAKVKCMANLLYSEGVKFHVGWIPRFKAPTDNIDNDMLTNNSMYNVGFINLLDYLINKGAEIGLHGYTHQSGNDRSAVGEELSKDVNNTIEDTKQIIENGIDVASALNIPITFYESPHYRDTKLQKEVIEEYFQYIYEPYDNSTSYLHNNKKNNLYVPTPLGYVSDPNDLSPIINGLKKNDPKILNSFFYHPSIELDYVDFKIDKDKLDVTYDTNSPLQQIVNALKENNYNTIHVTELKK
- the pyrE gene encoding orotate phosphoribosyltransferase, producing MEAYKKEFIEFMIECGVLTFGDFVTKSGRKTPFFVNTGNYKTGSQLKRLGEYYAEAIKANYKDDYNIVFGPAYKGIPLSVTVTMALSDKYGIDVSYCSNRKEVKDHGDTGILLGSKLNDGDKVLIVEDVTTSGKSIYETMPIIKEQGNVDVVGLVISVNRMEKGQGEKSALVELEEKYGFKSCAIVTMTEVVEYLYNKEVNGKVIINDEIKTRIDEYYKEYGAK
- a CDS encoding dihydroorotate dehydrogenase; this translates as MLKVNINGVEFKNPVIAASGTFGFGAEYNNFYDVGMLGGISSKGLTLNVKEGNEGIRVFETPSGMMNSVGLQNPGIEGFIKNELPKMQELNTNILANVGGGCFEDYAEAIEKLNHTEVNMIELNISCPNVKCGGMAYGIKSQVAYEFVKEIKKICKKPLMVKLSPNAENIVEMAAKCEEAGADSLSLINTLKGLAIDPYKRKPIFNNVYAGLSGPAVKPVALRMVHEVSKAVSIPVIGLGGISNGIDAIEFMMAGARAVQIGTINFVNPMAGKEIIEEMEAFCKEQGIKDINEIVGVI
- a CDS encoding dihydroorotate dehydrogenase electron transfer subunit, with amino-acid sequence MSTNYKKSKVLSNKKVVDNIYKMVCEDDNIIKAGQFYMLKVDGQTLLPRPISICEKEDNKITFLYAAVGKGTEEFSKLKEGNYINLTGPLGNGFDLDEYLGKVAIVSGGIGTAPMVEVCKVLRRNNKYGLIDVYAGFRDDIYLTEELSKYANKVEVTTNTGKHGHKGFVTDILKPEEYDIVLCCGPEIMMKKVVEMCKEKKVKVYVSMEKHMACGVGACLVCTCKTKGGNKRTCKDGPVFDGYYVEL
- the pyrF gene encoding orotidine-5'-phosphate decarboxylase, which gives rise to MMINIMDKLYERVEKRGVVCVGLDTSLDYVPEHIKNKKTLSEAIFEFNKQIIDSTCDIAACFKVQIAYYEALGLEGLLAYKKTLEYLREKDEIIIADIKRGDIAATAKMYAKGHFEGDFEADFITLNPYMGMDSIEPYLPYLENGKKGIFTLVRTSNKGAEDIEYLDTNTGDKVYHVVGDKLMKMGENIISKCGYHPLGGVIGCTHVEEGKELRKRFNSMFFLIPGYGAQGGKAEDVAMYLNNGNGGVVNSSRGILLAYKKQNREMEFALCAREEAIKMRDEIKRAVENL
- a CDS encoding dihydroorotase, whose product is MELLIKNARIIDAIQDFKGDIYIKDGVINEIAKEINKDNVEVLNCEEKILMPAFIDTHAHFRDPGLTWKEDLESGSKAALKGGYTGVCLMANTKPICSSKEVVQYVRDKSKELDLIDIHQCISVTQNFDGKTLDHLNEFKDDNKVKAISDDGVGVSNSNIMLEAMKIAKENNWVLMSHAESPEFSKSDMRIAENMMTIRDVELAKLSGAHVHMCHVSTKEALKCIIAAKNEGANITLEVTPHHIGLTKEINDYRVNPPIREKEDVEEIIKAIKMGNIDTIGTDHAPHTLEEKSKGSPGMVGLETAFPICYTKLVRENGVSLNELSKLMSLNPAKLLGMNKGKISIGVDADLVLIDIDKKIKVDSNEFISKGRNTPFEGMEYYGEVLATIKSGKIKYKK
- a CDS encoding aspartate carbamoyltransferase regulatory subunit, with protein sequence MLEITSLKNGLVIDHIEAGMGIKIFNYLGLDNSNCSVALIINAKSELLGKKDIIKIENCRELDYTILGLLSPSITINEVENEEIVGKIKPTLPQKVTNILKCKNSRCITQYEKYVAHSFVLLDKEKGTYRCEYCDEITKLSEV
- the pyrB gene encoding aspartate carbamoyltransferase, coding for MIKDKHLIDPMDFTVEELKEIFKLAHEIILDPEKFSHVCDGKILGTLFYEPSTRTRFSFEAAMMRLGGKILGFSEPNSSSASKGESLSDTIKMVSIYTDIIAMRHPKEGSAKVASLYSSVPIINAGDGGHQHPTQTLTDLLTIEMLKDGLSNHTIGICGDLKYGRTVHSLIKAMSRYKGNKFLLISPKELRIPDYIREEILRKNNIEFLEVETLEEVIDKVDILYMTRIQKERFFNEEEYLRLRDSYILNKEKMNLAKDDMIVMHPLPRVNEIACEVDYDKRAAYFKQAEYGMYARMALMAKLLGVL